The following are encoded together in the Salvia hispanica cultivar TCC Black 2014 chromosome 6, UniMelb_Shisp_WGS_1.0, whole genome shotgun sequence genome:
- the LOC125197261 gene encoding protein LIFEGUARD 2-like: MWGYDKYDVESGSQPLYPMMLESPELRWSFIRKIYSIVSIQLLLTIAVASVVVTVHPISNFFATTTTGLVLYILLVITPFIVLCPLYSYYRSHPLNYILLAVFTVSLAFAVGLSCSYTNGKVILEAFVLTAVVVVSLTLYTFWAARRGYDFNFLGPFLFGAIIILMLFGIIQIFFPMGKISTMIYGGLGAIIFCGYIVYDTDNLIKRYGYDEYIWASIALYLDVINLFLSLLSVFRAADS; the protein is encoded by the exons ATGTGGGGCTACGATAAGTATGACGTGGAATCAGGCAGCCAGCCTCTCTACCCGATGATGCTGGAGAGCCCGGAGCTCCGCTGGTCGTTCATTCGCAAAATCTATTCGATTGTCAGTATTCAGCTGCTTCTCACCATTGCCGTCGCCTCCGTTGTCGTCACTGTCCACCCGATTTCGAATTTCTTTGCCACCACTACGACCGGGCTGGTTCTCTACATTTTGCTTGTGATCACGCCTTTCATTG TGTTGTGCCCGCTATATTCGTATTACCGGAGCCATCCATTGAACTATATACTGCTCGCCGTGTTCACGGTGTCACTCGCATTCGCAGTCGGACTCTCTTGTTCTTACACCaatg GGAAAGTTATCCTGGAAGCTTTTGTCTTGACTGCAGTCGTGGTCGTTAGTCTAACTCTCTACACATTCTGGGCGGCCAGAAGAGGTTACGATTTTAATTTCCTTGGACCCTTCCTGTTCGGAGCTATCATCATACTTATGCTGTTTGGAATAATTCAG ATATTTTTCCCAATGGGCAAAATAAGCACAATGATCTATGGTGGGCTTGGAGCTATAATATTCTGTGGATACATAGTCTATGACACCGACAATCTAATCAAACGATATGGGTATGATGAGTATATCTGGGCTTCTATTGCGCTTTACCTAGATGTCATCAATCTCTTCCTATCTCTACTCTCAGTGTTCAGAGCTGCAGATTCGTAG